A genomic window from Tachyglossus aculeatus isolate mTacAcu1 chromosome 27, mTacAcu1.pri, whole genome shotgun sequence includes:
- the LOC119946445 gene encoding LOW QUALITY PROTEIN: cat eye syndrome critical region protein 2 (The sequence of the model RefSeq protein was modified relative to this genomic sequence to represent the inferred CDS: deleted 1 base in 1 codon), with protein sequence MYKESPAPGKPNGELPTSREGGNQQNAAAAPGKTGRRRGRPPKRKKILEEMAVSEKQEENPLESEPQARNGPGRGTWWLLCQTEEEWRQVTESFRERTSLRERQLYRLLSEDFLPEICNMIAQKETPVLSRMEKQRRREEEAGDGEDVEEEERQLLLAVQKKEQEQMLKEERRREMEEKVKAVEERAKRRKLREQRAWLLAQGKELTPELSRLDPGSPARDDRKTKDFFELDDEFTAMYKVLDVVKAHKDSWPFLEPVDESYAPNYYQIIKFPMDISSMEAKLNRGQYCSKEDFVTDMKTMFRNCLRYNGENSEYTKMADNLERCFQRAMLKHFPGEDGDTDEEFWTREKRRSRAGRGAGSVWTRSRDPEGPARRPQPLENGGKPLPQRGGPPPGSEQGLGERDPARFSRPPHYGGMPAHSPLLGQMRPAVPGPFGPLRGSDPAVLYGSPQVPEPHPGGPVHQHQHFAMQPPVGLSEPRGPRLAAPEETQACVGLTHLSAAGHRAGPLALGHGGGPGPDGGLYSSIPFQAGFVPPRHGGPPGRPPEFPDGPEVPPGHAYRPYKYLNRVPSVGWTGSHGAPGQGPLGPDEKPRALVHGVDPRGTLRPLLTPPQWPGQASPGPPGVPAPSGFMRPVCRAPGPRMQPPAPPPPGGLLFGGPGPAARGPLGGESMMDSPEMIAMQQLSSRVCPPGAPYHPRQPPPPHLPGPCPQLAHSASAGGPIPNPEPGAGGQHAGNHKEPESGQAEPPSCPEMKTATVKLPHPASTSSSSSQQAERPRLGSPPGRELEGPGLRGDPAEPPRGPWPADPAYVGPVALESGGGPPPHGPEAKGPAGVAAEKPPCPRGVGGPGGQFSSLFVPGLEYPNAVARFHLAPGLQGFGPMVGGGGKPPPAPPPQPFPPQGFPPNGPHPGGATPTGSGPRSAAPRPGPPPFPERGPPPAGLQGCEGLRPALASPARPEPAPGPAEGPDGAAERPESPKEFLDLDNHNAATKRQEFLYGAPPQLGPGFGPPPFVSPNVMLQTPYAPQRPAGPFQATGYAGPGAAHPPVCPPAGQPNGLPRDGPPYPCRDDGGGHFQALIMEQRGGLGPSLQDMYRPAGLQMPLAPGPFPKSSTPTGQDELQPPKPSALPLDQS encoded by the exons ATGTACAAAGAGTCTCCTGCCCCAGGCAAGCCCAACGGAGAGCTGCCCACCAGCAG GGAGGGCGGCAATCAGCAGAACGCCGCCGCAGCGCCCGGGAAAactggcaggaggagggggcggcccccCAAACGGAAGaaaatcctggaggagatggcggTGAG tgagaagcaggaggaaaaccCCCTGGAGTCGGAGCCCCAGGCGAGGAACG GCCCCGGCCGTGGCACATGGTGGCTCCTGTGCCAGACGGAAGAGGAATGGCGTCAGGTGACAGAGAGCTTCCGAGAGCGGACCTCGCTGAGGGAGCGGCAGCTCTACCGGCTGCTGAGTGAAGACTTCCTGCCCGAGATCTGCAACATGATCGCCCAGAAG GAGACCCCCGTGCTCagcaggatggagaagcagcggcgccgggaggaggaggcgggagacggggaggatgtggaggaggaggagcggcagCTGCTTCTGGCCGTTCaaaagaaggagcaggagcagatgttgaaggaggagaggaggcgggAAATGGAGGAGAAGGTCAAAGCCGTGGAAG AGCGGGCCAAGAGGAGGAAGCTACGGGAGCAACGGGCCTGGCTGCTGGCCCAGGGCAAGGAGCTGACCCCCGAGCTGTCCCGCCTGGACCCCGGCTCCCCGGCCCGCGACGACAGGAAGACCAAGGACTT CTTCGAATTGGACGACGAGTTCACGGCCATGTACAAAG TTCTAGACGTGGTGAAGGCGCACAAGGACTCCTGGCCCTTCCTGGAACCCGTGGACGAATCCTACGCGCCCAATTACTACCAGATCATCAAG TTCCCCATGGACATCTCGAGCATGGAGGCGAAACTGAACCGAGGCCAGTACTGCTCCAAGGAGGACTTTGTCACAGACATGAAGACCATGTTCCGGAACTGCCTCAGATACAACGGGGAGAACAGCG AGTACACCAAGATGGCAGACAACCTGGAGCGCTGCTTCCAGCGGGCCATGCTGAAGCACTTCCCCGGCGAGGACGGGGACACGGACGAGGAGTTCTGGACGcgggagaagcggcggagccgagcggggcggggggccggcagCGTCTGGACGCGGTCCCGAGACCCGGAGGGGCCGGCCCGCAGACCGCAGCCCCTGGAGAACGGGGGCAAACCTCTGCCCCAGCGCGGGGGCCCACCCCCCGGGAGCGAGCAGGGTCTCGGCGAACGGGATCCGGCCCGCTTCTCCCGTCCGCCGCACTACGGCGGCATGCCCGCTCACAGCCCACTCCTGGGACAGATG agaCCGGCTGTCCCGGGCCCCTTTGGCCCCCTCCGGGGCTCAGACCCGGCTGTCTTGTATGGATCCCCCCAGGTGCCCGAGCCACACCCCGGGGGCCCCGTCCATCAGCACCAGCACTTTGCCATGCAG CCGCCGGTCGGATTGAGCGAGCCCAGGGGGCCGAGGCTGGCCGCCCCAGAGGAGACTCAGGCGTGCGTGGGGCTGACCCACCTTTCGGCGGCGGGGCACCGAGCCGGCCCCCTGGCTCTCGGCCACGGGGGCGGGCCCGGCCCAGACGGCGGGCTGTACTCTTCGATCCCGTTCCAGGCGGGATTCGTCCCGCCCCGGCACGGCGGGCCCCCCGGGCGGCCCCCGGAGTTCCCGGACGGCCCCGAGGTGCCCCCCGGGCACGCCTACCGGCCCTACAAGTACCTGAACCGCGTGCCCTCGGTGGGATGGACCGGCAGCCACGGGGCGCCCGGGCAGGGGCCCCTGGGGCCGGACGAGAAGCCCCGCGCCCTGGTTCACGGGGTGGACCCCCGGGGCACCCTGAGGCCCCTGCTGACCCCGCCCCAGTGGCCGGGGCAGGCGAGCCCCGGCCCGCCCGGTGTGCCCGCCCCCTCGGGCTTCATGCGCCCGGTCTGCAGGGCCCCGGGGCCCAGGATGcagcctccggccccgcccccccccgggggg ctGCTGTtcggggggccgggcccggccgcgCGGGGCCCCCTGGGCGGAGAGTCCATGATGGACAGCCCGGAGATGATCGCCATGCAGCAGCTGTCCTCCCGCGTGTGCCCCCCCGGAGCGCCCTACCACCCGCGCCAGCCGCCCCCGCCCCACCTGCCGGGCCCCTGCCCTCAGCTGGCGCACTCGGCCTCGGCCGGGGGGCCGATCCCCAACCCCGAGCCCGGGGCCGGCGGCCAGCACGCCGGAAATCACAAGGAGCCCGAGAGCGGCCAGG CGGAGCCACCGTCCTGCCCGGAGATGAAGACCGCGACGGTGAAGCTACCTCATccagcctccacctcctcctcctcctcccagcaggCGGAGCGGCCCCGCCTCGGCTCCCCGCCCGGCCGGGAGCTGGAGGGCCCGGGGCTCCGGGGCGACCCCGCCGAGCCCCCCCGCGGGCCCTGGCCGGCCGACCCCGCCTACGTCGGGCCGGTGGCCCTGGAGAGCGGCGGCGGCCCGCCCCCCCACGGGCCGGAAGCCAAGGGCCCGGCGGGGGTCGCGGCCGAGAAGCCCCCGTGCCCACGGGGAgtggggggccccgggggccagTTCTCCTCGCTGTTCGTGCCGGGCCTGGAGTACCCCAACGCCGTCGCCCGCTTCCACCTGGCCCCGGGCCTGCAGGGCTTCGGGCCCatggtggggggcggcgggaagccccccccggccccgcccccgcagcCGTTCCCCCCTCAGGGCTTCCCCCCGAACGGCCCCCACCCCGGCGG GGCTACGCCGACTGGCAGCGGCCCCCGCTCCgcggccccccggcccgggcccccccCGTTCCCCGAGCGGGGCCCCCCCCCGGCCGGCCTGCAGGGCTGCGAGGGCCTGcgcccggccctggcctcccccgCCCGCCCGGAGCCCGCCCCGGGGCCGGCCGAGGGGCCGGACGGGGCGGCCGAGCGGCCCGAGAGCCCCAAGGAGTTCCTGGACTTGGACAACCACAACGCGGCCACCAAACGGCAGGAGTTCCTGTACGGGGCCCCGCCCCAGCTGGGCCCCGGCTTCGGCCCGCCCCCCTTCGTCTCGCCCAACGTGATGCTGCAGACCCCCTACGCCCCGCAGCGACCGGCCGGGCCCTTCCAGGCCACGGGCTacgcggggccgggggccgcccACCCGCCCGTCTGCCCGCCCGCCGGCCAGCCCAACGGGCTCCCGCGGGACGGGCCTCCGTACCCCTGCCGGGACGACGGCGGGGGCCACTTCCAGGCCCTCATCATGGAGCAGAGGGGCGGCTTGGGGcccagccttcaggacatgtaCCGACCCGCCGG CCTGCAAATGCCCCTGGCGCCGGGCCCCTTCCCCAAGTCATCCACGCCAACGGGCCAGGACGAGCTACAGCCGCCCAAGCCTTCCGCCCTGCCCCTGGACCAG AGCTAG